One Cellulomonas sp. WB94 genomic window, GGCGGTCCTCGGTCGTCCCGCTCCCGACGGTCTCGGCGAGCTCGTGGTCCGACGCGCGGCGCGCGAACCGCTCCAGCACCTGACGGGCCGCGCACCGTTCCGCGGCCTCGAGCTCGCGGTCGGACCGGGTGTCTTCGTGCCGCGCCCCGAGACCGAGCAGGTCGCCGAGGTGGCGATCGCCGAGGCGCACGCCGTCGTTGTGCGAGCGGGGACGGTCCTCGTGGCCGACCTGTGCACGGGCTCGGGCGCGATCGCGCTCGCGCTGGCGCACGAGGTGCCCGCCGCCGTGGTGCACGCCGTCGAGCTGGACCGGGTTGCGCACGAGTGGGCAGCGCGCAACGTGGCCGGGTCCGGGCTCGAGGTGCGCCTCGTCCGCGGGGATGCGCGCACGGCGCTCGGCGAGCTCGACGGGACGGTCGACGTCGTGGTGTCGAACCCGCCGTACGTGCCGACCGGCGCGATCCCCGTCGACCCGGAGGTCGCGAAGCACGACCCGGCCGTCGCGCTGTACGGCCTGGGCCAGGACGGGCTCGAGGTACCGCGGGGCATCGCTGCGGCCGCCGCCCGGTTGCTGCGAGCGGGCGGGCTGTTCGTGATGGAGCACGCCGAGGTGCAGGCCGACGCGGCACGCGACCTCGTGCGGTCGACCGGGGCGTTCGACGACGTCCGGACCCTTCCCGACCTCACGGGGCGCGCGCGCATGGTCGTCGCTCGGCGCAGCCGCGTCGCGAGCCCGGTCCCGACCCCTCCCGGCACCGATGGCCCCGCCCGCGGGGACGTCGTGGGAGACTCGCACGCGTGAGCCTCATCCGGATCAAGGACGCCACGGACCCCGCGACCTGGGGCCCCGCGATCGACGAGGCGGTGCACGCGATCTCGCGCGGCGACCTCGTGGTATTCCCGACCGACACGGTCTACGGGATCGCCGCCGACGCGTTCACCCCGTCCGCGGTCCAGGCGCTCCTCGACGCGAAGGGCCGCGGCCGCCAG contains:
- the prmC gene encoding peptide chain release factor N(5)-glutamine methyltransferase is translated as MTGGPLAEALRAAEVLLAGAGVPSPRVDAELLAAHLMGIEAGTTVSRGQVQAAAVLGRPAPDGLGELVVRRAAREPLQHLTGRAPFRGLELAVGPGVFVPRPETEQVAEVAIAEAHAVVVRAGTVLVADLCTGSGAIALALAHEVPAAVVHAVELDRVAHEWAARNVAGSGLEVRLVRGDARTALGELDGTVDVVVSNPPYVPTGAIPVDPEVAKHDPAVALYGLGQDGLEVPRGIAAAAARLLRAGGLFVMEHAEVQADAARDLVRSTGAFDDVRTLPDLTGRARMVVARRSRVASPVPTPPGTDGPARGDVVGDSHA